One Phoenix dactylifera cultivar Barhee BC4 chromosome 8, palm_55x_up_171113_PBpolish2nd_filt_p, whole genome shotgun sequence genomic window carries:
- the LOC103713999 gene encoding transcription factor NIGT1-like isoform X2, with protein sequence MDLAERARRCHEYVEALEEERRKIQVFPRELPLCLQLVTEAIESIRVQMGSSEETVTDGPVLEEFIPLKPTSSSIEEEKGGSMEMDQERSDTKPDWLRSVQLWSQDPDHSLPKAEPPKKPIAVNAKKIGGAFRPFDREKHVPAPVPSAAAPASSTTVGGGSSGEKEKDKEGQSQPHRKARRCWSPDLHRQFIHALQQLGGSHAATPKQIRELMKVDDLTNDEVKSHLQGANRASHASGLIQTLGRPFLSLEIQAAQ encoded by the exons ATGGATTTGGCGGAGCGGGCACGGAGGTGCCATGAGTACGTGGAGGCGCTCGAGGAGGAGCGCCGGAAGATCCAGGTGTTCCCGCGCGAGCTCCCCCTCTGTCTCCAACTCGTCACCGAAG CGATTGAGAGCATTAGGGTGCAGATGGGGAGCAGCGAGGAGACGGTGACGGACGGGCCCGTGCTGGAGGAGTTCATCCCCTTGAAGCCGACCTCCTCTTCGATCGAAGAGGAGAAAGGCGGCTCCATGGAGATGGATCAAGAGAGATCGGATACGAAGCCGGATTGGCTCCGATCCGTCCAGCTCTGGAGCCAAGACCCAGACCACTCGCTCCCTAAAGCG GAGCCTCCGAAGAAGCCGATCGCGGTGAATGCGAAGAAGATCGGCGGAGCCTTCCGCCCATTTGACAGAGAAAAGCACGTCCCGGCGCCGGTGCCGTCCGCGGCGGCGCCCGCGAGCTCTACTACGGTTGGCGGAGGAAGCAGCGGCGAGAAAGAGAAGGATAAGGAAGGCCAGTCCCAGCCTCACAGGAAGGCGAGGCGGTGCTGGTCGCCGGATCTCCATCGCCAGTTCATCCACGCCCTCCAGCAGCTCGGAGGCTCCCATG CCGCGACGCCGAAGCAGATCCGGGAGCTGATGAAGGTGGACGATCTCACCAACGACGAGGTCAAGAGTCATTTACAG GGTGCCAACAGAGCATCCCATGCATCGGGACTTATTCAGACTTTAGGGAGACCCTTCCTGTCGCTAG AAATACAGGCTGCACAGTAG
- the LOC103713999 gene encoding transcription factor NIGT1-like isoform X1, with protein MDLAERARRCHEYVEALEEERRKIQVFPRELPLCLQLVTEAIESIRVQMGSSEETVTDGPVLEEFIPLKPTSSSIEEEKGGSMEMDQERSDTKPDWLRSVQLWSQDPDHSLPKAEPPKKPIAVNAKKIGGAFRPFDREKHVPAPVPSAAAPASSTTVGGGSSGEKEKDKEGQSQPHRKARRCWSPDLHRQFIHALQQLGGSHAATPKQIRELMKVDDLTNDEVKSHLQKYRLHSRRPSPAVQSSGTSSPPTPQYVVVGEIWVRPPDYAAAAVATAAQPANGAGGIYAPVASLPSDLRHQQQQVKQQSHRSPTGPLHSQGRCSGDDGAANSASPTTSSSSQTTTASPPF; from the exons ATGGATTTGGCGGAGCGGGCACGGAGGTGCCATGAGTACGTGGAGGCGCTCGAGGAGGAGCGCCGGAAGATCCAGGTGTTCCCGCGCGAGCTCCCCCTCTGTCTCCAACTCGTCACCGAAG CGATTGAGAGCATTAGGGTGCAGATGGGGAGCAGCGAGGAGACGGTGACGGACGGGCCCGTGCTGGAGGAGTTCATCCCCTTGAAGCCGACCTCCTCTTCGATCGAAGAGGAGAAAGGCGGCTCCATGGAGATGGATCAAGAGAGATCGGATACGAAGCCGGATTGGCTCCGATCCGTCCAGCTCTGGAGCCAAGACCCAGACCACTCGCTCCCTAAAGCG GAGCCTCCGAAGAAGCCGATCGCGGTGAATGCGAAGAAGATCGGCGGAGCCTTCCGCCCATTTGACAGAGAAAAGCACGTCCCGGCGCCGGTGCCGTCCGCGGCGGCGCCCGCGAGCTCTACTACGGTTGGCGGAGGAAGCAGCGGCGAGAAAGAGAAGGATAAGGAAGGCCAGTCCCAGCCTCACAGGAAGGCGAGGCGGTGCTGGTCGCCGGATCTCCATCGCCAGTTCATCCACGCCCTCCAGCAGCTCGGAGGCTCCCATG CCGCGACGCCGAAGCAGATCCGGGAGCTGATGAAGGTGGACGATCTCACCAACGACGAGGTCAAGAGTCATTTACAG AAATACAGGCTGCACAGTAGACGGCCAAGCCCCGCAGTCCAGAGCAGCGGCACCAGCAGCCCCCCGACTCCCCAGTATGTAGTGGTTGGCGAAATATGGGTCCGGCCGCCGGATTATGCAGCAGCTGCGGTTGCAACAGCAGCACAACCAGCCAATGGAGCTGGTGGAATCTATGCTCCTGTTGCATCGCTGCCATCGGATTTGAGACATCAACAGCAGCAGGTTAAGCAGCAGTCACATAGGTCTCCCACCGGGCCACTACATTCACAAGGTAGATGCAGTGGAGATGACGGTGCTGCCAACTCTGCTTCCCCTACTACCTCGTCATCTTCTCAGACCACAACAGCTTCACCTCCCTTTTGA